The following are encoded together in the Leuconostoc mesenteroides subsp. mesenteroides ATCC 8293 genome:
- a CDS encoding lactoylglutathione lyase has product MKPRKLNIKTIPAADINRAYRFWRDVFDLPQSGHQSGRHLVIDGEDIVFVTGKPTDRLEMLVRDHQADLVKHLRNNFIPIIGEPEKRFGNKIALSIHDSEDNLIVLEANA; this is encoded by the coding sequence TTCCAGCTGCTGACATCAACCGTGCTTATCGCTTTTGGCGTGATGTATTTGATTTGCCGCAATCTGGTCACCAAAGTGGTCGGCACCTTGTGATTGATGGCGAAGATATTGTGTTTGTCACCGGCAAACCAACTGACCGCCTAGAAATGCTCGTTCGTGATCACCAAGCCGATTTGGTAAAACACTTACGTAACAATTTCATCCCAATTATTGGCGAGCCAGAAAAAAGATTTGGAAACAAAATTGCCTTATCAATACATGATTCCGAAGATAATTTAATTGTTTTAGAAGCCAATGCTTAA
- the adhP gene encoding alcohol dehydrogenase AdhP: MKAAVVRNVNDGYVDLIEDWQPRALAFGDALVDVEYVGLCHTDLHCANGDFGDPNKIGERNGNFGRVIGHEGVGRVSKLGEGASDYLKVGDRVSIAWFYDACGVCDYCVSGNETFCRKVRNSGYTIDGAMSQQVVVNAKYAVKVPEGLDPVEATSITCAGVTMYKALKVGETKPGEWVSVHGAGGLGNLAVQYAHSVFGAHVAVIDGNDDKLAAAKANGAEVLVNRKKEDVVAKVNELTGGVHNAQVTAVNDAAFSQAVNVLRPMGKLVAVALPQGDMALNIAKTVLDGIEVRGSLVGTRADLKEAFQFGAEGKVKPIVETVAFQDMNEIIDEMKAGSITGRKVIDFTTL, encoded by the coding sequence ATGAAAGCAGCAGTTGTTCGTAACGTAAATGATGGTTATGTTGATTTGATCGAGGATTGGCAGCCACGTGCGTTAGCATTTGGAGATGCATTGGTTGATGTTGAATACGTTGGCCTTTGTCACACTGATTTGCACTGTGCTAACGGCGATTTCGGTGACCCTAACAAGATCGGTGAACGTAACGGTAATTTTGGTCGAGTTATTGGACATGAAGGTGTTGGACGCGTGTCTAAATTAGGTGAAGGTGCTAGCGATTACCTTAAAGTCGGTGACCGTGTTTCAATTGCCTGGTTCTATGACGCTTGTGGCGTTTGTGATTACTGTGTCTCAGGAAACGAAACGTTCTGCCGTAAGGTGCGTAATTCTGGTTACACAATTGATGGCGCAATGTCACAACAAGTTGTTGTAAATGCTAAGTATGCAGTTAAAGTACCAGAAGGCTTAGACCCTGTTGAAGCGACATCAATTACTTGTGCTGGTGTTACAATGTACAAAGCCTTGAAAGTCGGTGAAACTAAGCCTGGTGAGTGGGTGTCAGTTCACGGTGCTGGTGGTCTAGGTAATTTGGCTGTTCAATATGCACACAGTGTTTTCGGTGCTCACGTTGCAGTTATTGATGGAAACGATGATAAATTAGCAGCCGCAAAAGCTAATGGAGCGGAAGTACTAGTTAATCGTAAGAAGGAAGATGTTGTAGCTAAGGTGAATGAATTAACTGGCGGCGTTCACAATGCTCAAGTGACAGCTGTTAACGATGCTGCATTCTCCCAGGCTGTGAATGTGCTTCGTCCAATGGGCAAGCTTGTAGCCGTTGCTTTGCCACAAGGTGATATGGCTTTGAATATTGCTAAAACAGTCCTTGATGGTATTGAAGTTCGCGGTTCATTGGTTGGAACACGTGCAGACCTAAAGGAAGCTTTCCAATTTGGTGCTGAAGGAAAAGTTAAGCCAATTGTTGAGACAGTTGCCTTCCAAGATATGAATGAAATTATTGATGAAATGAAAGCTGGTTCAATTACTGGTCGTAAGGTCATTGATTTTACAACACTTTAA
- a CDS encoding MFS transporter, with product MTISQSENVMQQDQVETGAQMTSEQKVVLGSTTLGFTLDHMDATFLSFALAPMIAELHITGAQGGIIAAMSNWGALLGSLLFGILADRIGRVKVLSYTIMLVTFATVILAFLDNTHTIYAARFLLGMGTGGEYGVSMALIAESFRASRVGRMSSITAIGGQVGAILAAILATLIMPFFGWRGLFMLGFLPLIVVYIVRRHLKETPEFEQLQADYKTGKKKFSFKTIANTPKRAYTSFVLIVMLTIQTSGYYGLMNWLPTIMRKQLGITETITAGYVNLGMIPIIIGMAVGMLTFGTILDTIGPRRAFAIFLVASALMIYVFTFAYNMWTLTILGALVGFFSNGMYGGFGAVISQLYPSEIRATAANTLMGSGRAIGAFSSVVIGWIMDNYSVAAVMLSLSLMYVISLIFMLTIPGFKKLNTDQ from the coding sequence ATGACAATTAGTCAGTCCGAAAACGTAATGCAGCAAGATCAGGTAGAGACTGGTGCTCAAATGACCAGCGAACAAAAGGTGGTTCTTGGATCAACAACCCTAGGGTTTACTTTGGATCATATGGACGCAACATTCCTATCTTTCGCATTGGCGCCTATGATTGCCGAACTACACATTACTGGTGCACAGGGTGGAATTATTGCAGCAATGTCAAACTGGGGAGCACTATTAGGAAGTCTCTTGTTTGGTATTTTAGCTGACCGTATCGGTCGTGTTAAAGTATTGTCTTATACTATTATGCTCGTGACCTTTGCGACAGTTATCTTGGCATTTTTGGATAACACGCACACGATTTATGCAGCTCGTTTCCTTCTGGGGATGGGAACTGGTGGTGAGTATGGTGTAAGTATGGCATTGATTGCTGAGAGCTTTAGAGCTAGTCGTGTAGGCCGTATGAGCTCTATTACTGCAATTGGCGGACAAGTGGGTGCCATACTCGCGGCAATTTTAGCAACATTAATTATGCCTTTCTTTGGTTGGCGTGGTTTGTTTATGTTAGGATTTTTGCCACTAATCGTTGTATACATTGTGAGACGACACTTAAAAGAAACACCTGAATTTGAGCAACTGCAGGCTGACTACAAGACTGGTAAAAAGAAATTTAGTTTTAAAACGATTGCCAATACCCCCAAACGCGCTTATACTTCTTTTGTGTTAATTGTGATGTTGACTATTCAAACATCGGGCTATTACGGATTGATGAACTGGTTGCCAACAATTATGCGGAAGCAATTGGGTATCACAGAAACAATTACAGCAGGATACGTCAATCTTGGTATGATACCTATTATTATTGGTATGGCGGTTGGTATGCTTACTTTTGGTACGATTCTAGACACCATAGGTCCCCGACGCGCGTTTGCTATATTCTTAGTAGCTTCAGCGCTTATGATTTATGTCTTTACATTTGCATATAATATGTGGACATTAACAATTTTAGGTGCATTAGTTGGATTTTTCTCTAACGGCATGTATGGTGGATTTGGCGCAGTTATTAGTCAATTGTATCCTTCGGAAATTCGAGCAACTGCAGCCAATACCTTGATGGGATCTGGCCGTGCTATTGGTGCCTTTTCATCAGTTGTGATTGGTTGGATTATGGACAATTATAGTGTGGCAGCCGTGATGCTGAGTTTATCGTTAATGTACGTCATTAGTTTAATTTTTATGTTAACAATTCCTGGATTTAAAAAATTAAATACTGACCAATAA
- a CDS encoding phosphoglycerate kinase: MAKLTVSDLELSGKKVLMRVDFNVPIKAGVIGNDNRIVAALPTIKYVLENNGRAILFSHLGRIKSEDDKKELSLAPVAARLGELLGKDVKFVPQTRGEELESAINALQDGEVLMVENTRFEDVVDGEVVKNESKNNPELGKYWASLGDDLFINDAFGTAHRAHASNVGIASNVSQAAAGFLMEKEIKFLGDAVANPVRPFVAIIGGAKVSDKIEIVKSLLNKADKVIVGGGMAYTFDAAKGNKIGNSLFEADKVELAKELMAEAGDKLVLPIDSIAADAFSNDAKTEVVDAEDGIPDGYMGLDIGPKSVKLLQDTLSDAKTVVWNGPMGVFEMSNFAKGTLAIGEELVKVTENGGTTIVGGGDSTAAVQQLGVADKLTHISTGGGASLEYLEGKELPGIASISEK; the protein is encoded by the coding sequence ATGGCTAAATTGACTGTTTCAGATTTGGAACTTTCAGGTAAGAAAGTATTGATGCGCGTTGATTTCAACGTGCCTATCAAGGCAGGCGTTATCGGAAACGATAACCGTATTGTGGCAGCTTTGCCAACAATCAAGTATGTTTTGGAAAACAATGGTCGCGCAATTTTGTTCTCTCATTTGGGACGTATTAAGTCTGAAGACGATAAGAAAGAATTGTCATTAGCACCAGTTGCCGCACGCTTGGGTGAATTATTGGGTAAGGACGTTAAGTTCGTGCCACAAACTCGCGGTGAAGAATTAGAATCAGCAATCAACGCTTTGCAAGATGGTGAAGTTTTGATGGTTGAAAACACACGTTTTGAAGACGTTGTTGATGGTGAAGTGGTCAAAAACGAATCAAAGAACAATCCTGAATTGGGTAAGTATTGGGCATCATTGGGTGATGATTTGTTCATCAACGATGCCTTTGGTACAGCTCACCGTGCCCACGCTTCAAACGTAGGTATTGCTTCAAATGTTTCACAAGCAGCTGCTGGCTTCTTGATGGAAAAAGAAATCAAGTTCTTGGGTGATGCTGTTGCGAACCCAGTTCGTCCTTTCGTTGCTATTATCGGTGGTGCAAAGGTTTCTGATAAAATTGAAATCGTAAAGTCATTATTGAACAAGGCTGATAAGGTTATCGTTGGTGGTGGAATGGCCTATACATTCGATGCTGCTAAGGGTAACAAGATTGGTAATTCATTGTTTGAAGCTGATAAAGTTGAATTGGCTAAGGAATTGATGGCAGAAGCTGGCGACAAGTTGGTTTTGCCAATTGATTCAATTGCTGCTGACGCATTTTCAAATGATGCAAAGACTGAAGTTGTTGATGCTGAAGATGGTATTCCTGACGGCTACATGGGTCTAGATATTGGTCCTAAGTCTGTTAAGTTGTTGCAAGACACATTGTCTGATGCAAAGACTGTTGTTTGGAACGGACCTATGGGTGTGTTCGAAATGTCTAATTTTGCAAAGGGTACTTTGGCAATTGGTGAAGAATTGGTTAAAGTGACTGAAAATGGTGGTACAACAATCGTTGGTGGTGGTGATTCAACTGCTGCGGTACAACAATTGGGTGTTGCCGACAAGTTGACCCACATTTCAACTGGTGGTGGTGCTTCACTTGAATACCTTGAAGGTAAGGAATTGCCTGGAATCGCTTCAATTTCGGAAAAGTAA
- a CDS encoding glycosyl transferase: protein MKIEIINSLTETNLKGVAWQIEQVKSGNSDELWLATPHEDAAHLIKKLGLNPHRVFDIYAQSYLSEIDETKGIWWGELPVPNEAQLIINKDWTKSIVSRGQQLATVRWFGDSKRIVQAVVWQDSDGKIDYKDIYLRDGRLFAKQYFSEGKLLESDFYFGHPEVVVSDYYFEGKRNFVYVAGQKYASAEKYIMNTLSKYAGNDYNVTQLQREMSYVPKRTTLTILDELSNEKRDIWSQLTAILKDNQHEITRILVDQKNYLKLRMTGLPMKKVHRRN from the coding sequence ATGAAGATAGAGATTATCAATTCCCTCACAGAAACCAATTTAAAGGGAGTTGCTTGGCAAATAGAGCAAGTAAAGTCCGGTAATAGTGATGAATTGTGGTTGGCTACACCACATGAAGATGCAGCGCATCTCATTAAAAAACTTGGTCTAAATCCTCATAGGGTGTTTGATATATATGCGCAGTCTTATTTAAGTGAGATTGATGAAACCAAAGGCATCTGGTGGGGTGAATTGCCAGTGCCCAACGAAGCGCAATTGATTATTAACAAAGACTGGACTAAAAGTATCGTTAGTCGTGGGCAACAGCTAGCAACTGTACGTTGGTTTGGTGATTCTAAACGAATCGTGCAGGCAGTTGTTTGGCAGGATTCAGATGGTAAAATAGACTATAAAGATATTTATTTACGGGATGGACGTTTATTTGCAAAACAATATTTTAGCGAAGGAAAGTTATTAGAATCCGATTTTTATTTTGGTCATCCTGAAGTGGTGGTCAGTGATTATTATTTTGAAGGTAAACGCAATTTTGTTTATGTTGCTGGTCAAAAATATGCTAGTGCTGAAAAATATATCATGAACACGTTAAGTAAATATGCTGGAAATGATTATAATGTTACGCAGTTGCAAAGAGAAATGAGCTACGTACCTAAGCGAACAACGTTAACAATTCTTGACGAATTATCAAACGAAAAAAGAGATATTTGGAGTCAATTAACCGCTATTTTAAAAGATAATCAACATGAAATAACACGGATTTTGGTGGACCAAAAAAATTATTTGAAATTACGGATGACGGGATTGCCTATGAAAAAGGTTCACCGTCGAAATTAA
- a CDS encoding glycosyltransferase translates to MNFFVNKAIGESNSGVEHAQFYRAHCFREKKIEFKFIFTDLLPQLHHHMQLWSLPENEVIGLYDLLLSDDPDRYAKTGLTEINEYSTNSLWDLTNTQRTIVHQTTGQYTETIFRSKSYSEAKKLFLIDDDRVILKNGIHEIMWHYRDSGSRGKIATNIHLRNFRGKNYVFSTKEALIDFFFIEMQHIFQKNIYFLDRGTACEESLVRLKRIGLPLKIVDMIHAEHLVTYQGGHPLWNNYYQYMFDHLDDMDLVVTATELQAEMIKKQLTQMNMRGADKICAVPVGGVAKLENPRRWHGGTANFVTASRLHPEKNILQIIKAIKKLRDEGMDVTLAIYGSGNEKENIQRAIAELDLQFSVHLKGLSQDIIHDFQKYDAFVSASYSEGFGLTYIEAIGDALPIATYANLYGAQELVCEGVNGCLADFDRDKAQERANISNLADAMRRIFDNYDHLSVGAHKKAQEYQTNNIADQWQKICEVLI, encoded by the coding sequence ATGAACTTTTTTGTGAATAAGGCAATTGGAGAAAGTAATAGTGGCGTTGAACACGCACAGTTTTATCGTGCGCACTGTTTTCGTGAAAAAAAGATTGAATTTAAATTTATCTTCACTGACTTATTGCCACAATTACACCATCATATGCAATTGTGGTCCCTACCAGAAAATGAAGTTATCGGATTATATGATTTGTTGTTAAGTGATGATCCAGATCGATACGCCAAAACTGGTTTAACGGAAATTAATGAATATTCCACTAACTCTTTGTGGGACTTAACGAACACGCAGCGCACTATCGTGCATCAAACGACGGGGCAATATACTGAGACCATTTTTCGTTCTAAAAGTTATTCTGAAGCGAAAAAATTATTCTTGATTGACGATGATCGTGTTATTTTAAAAAATGGTATCCATGAAATAATGTGGCACTATCGAGATAGTGGTTCACGTGGAAAAATTGCTACAAATATTCATCTACGTAATTTTCGTGGTAAAAATTATGTTTTTTCAACAAAAGAAGCATTAATTGATTTCTTTTTTATAGAAATGCAACATATTTTTCAAAAAAATATTTATTTTTTAGATCGTGGGACAGCGTGCGAAGAATCATTAGTACGATTAAAGCGCATTGGATTACCCTTGAAAATTGTGGATATGATTCATGCTGAACACCTAGTAACCTATCAAGGTGGGCACCCTTTATGGAACAATTATTATCAATATATGTTTGATCATCTGGATGATATGGACTTAGTCGTAACAGCTACAGAATTGCAAGCTGAGATGATAAAAAAACAACTTACTCAAATGAATATGCGAGGCGCAGATAAAATTTGTGCAGTACCGGTCGGTGGGGTAGCTAAATTAGAAAATCCACGTCGCTGGCACGGCGGTACAGCTAATTTCGTCACCGCCTCACGCTTACATCCAGAAAAAAATATACTACAAATCATAAAAGCGATTAAAAAATTACGCGATGAGGGGATGGATGTCACGTTAGCCATCTACGGTTCAGGAAACGAAAAAGAAAATATACAAAGAGCAATAGCGGAATTAGACTTGCAATTTAGTGTGCATTTAAAAGGTTTGAGCCAAGACATTATTCATGATTTTCAAAAATATGATGCATTTGTATCAGCCTCTTATTCTGAGGGGTTCGGATTAACGTATATTGAAGCCATTGGGGACGCTTTACCGATAGCCACCTATGCTAACTTATATGGTGCCCAAGAGCTTGTGTGTGAGGGAGTGAATGGGTGTCTAGCTGATTTTGACAGAGACAAAGCGCAAGAGCGTGCTAATATTTCCAATCTTGCTGATGCGATGCGACGTATTTTCGATAATTATGATCACTTATCTGTTGGTGCTCACAAAAAGGCACAGGAATATCAGACAAATAACATCGCTGATCAGTGGCAAAAGATATGTGAGGTGCTAATATGA
- a CDS encoding sulfite exporter TauE/SafE family protein — protein MFPENFILYSIQILLVVVMIAMIIVVIRSYLLHRQPIFKRFGLGMLIGFITDFGDTLGIGSFATTTAAFRMTHYIDDDRKLPGTLNAVHAIPVMFQALFFITAVKVELTTLLPMTTAAVIGAYAGTHVTKKWHAPTVQRVMAVALLIAVIIMVVRMITTPGSNNSMGVHGLHGWWLILGIVFNFGIGVLMTMGLGNYAPELIFFSLMGVNPAVAFPVMMLDAALIMPTTALNVIKMDRVSWRGFAGVAIGGVLGVIVAAKFFTSMNVDLLNKLIVIVALWTIFGLVRDSMKKNV, from the coding sequence ATGTTTCCTGAAAATTTCATACTGTATAGTATACAAATACTACTTGTTGTTGTGATGATAGCAATGATTATAGTTGTTATCAGATCTTATCTGCTCCATAGACAACCCATTTTTAAGCGATTTGGTTTAGGCATGTTGATTGGATTTATAACAGATTTTGGAGATACACTGGGTATTGGTTCATTTGCAACAACAACCGCGGCATTCCGGATGACACATTATATAGATGATGATCGCAAATTACCGGGAACCTTGAACGCGGTTCATGCGATACCAGTAATGTTTCAAGCTTTATTTTTTATTACGGCTGTTAAAGTTGAATTGACAACGTTATTACCTATGACAACAGCTGCAGTGATTGGGGCTTACGCCGGGACCCATGTCACAAAAAAATGGCACGCACCTACGGTACAACGTGTGATGGCTGTAGCGTTATTAATTGCTGTTATTATCATGGTAGTACGTATGATTACTACCCCAGGAAGTAATAATTCAATGGGTGTGCATGGGTTACATGGCTGGTGGTTGATTTTGGGAATTGTTTTCAACTTTGGTATTGGTGTGTTGATGACTATGGGTTTGGGTAATTATGCGCCAGAATTAATATTCTTCTCTTTGATGGGTGTTAATCCCGCTGTTGCTTTCCCTGTAATGATGTTAGATGCAGCATTGATTATGCCTACGACAGCTTTAAATGTAATCAAAATGGATCGGGTATCATGGCGAGGGTTTGCTGGAGTAGCTATAGGTGGTGTTCTAGGTGTGATTGTTGCGGCTAAGTTCTTTACTAGTATGAATGTCGATTTATTAAACAAGTTAATTGTTATTGTAGCTTTGTGGACAATTTTTGGGTTGGTTCGTGATTCTATGAAGAAGAATGTTTAA
- a CDS encoding M13-type metalloendopeptidase — protein MVRIQDDFYEAINGEWEKKAVIPSDKPRTGGFSDLADDIEQWLLKTTADWQKGQDLPDDDILNNFVKYHRLASDFATRDELGSSPIRPFLKQYQSFSSFADFASHIADLEKAGLPNAFPFGVEPDFKDARTNVLWAGGLDILLPDTTYYAKDHPQAKVLLAKFREEQEDLLPKFGFSESETNDLIDKYLAFDARVATVVLSQEEGHEYAKLYHPYEWEKFVQLSPALPLNDILNELVGQIPDMVVVPEERFWQAADQFYSEEAWPLLKAYLLVALVNQFTPYLSDEIRILGGVYQRALSGLPEAMSQEKSAFYLASRPFNQAIGLYYASEKFSPKAKADVEEKVASMIDVYKNRLQSVQWLNTETRKKAVTKLNTIVPHIGYPEKLPERLKKKVVSSDVTLFETALKFRKIEIAYAWSKWHQPVDRSEWHMPAHLVNAYYDPQQNQIVFPAAILQEPFYSLAQSSSANYGGIGAVIAHEISHAFDTNGASFDEFGSLNNWWTDKDYESFKVRTDQIVAQFDGLDSYGAKVNGHLTVSENVADLGGLAAALEAAKRDDDFSATEFFENWAAIWRMKARPEYMKLLAASDPHGPAKLRVNIQVKNFDDFFATFNVKQGDNMWLDPQERVQIW, from the coding sequence ATGGTTCGAATCCAAGATGATTTTTATGAGGCAATAAATGGAGAATGGGAAAAAAAGGCGGTAATTCCATCTGATAAACCTCGCACTGGTGGGTTTAGTGATTTAGCCGATGATATTGAGCAGTGGTTACTGAAAACGACAGCTGACTGGCAAAAAGGGCAAGATTTACCTGATGACGATATTTTGAATAACTTTGTGAAATATCATCGATTGGCATCTGATTTTGCAACACGTGACGAGCTTGGTTCGTCTCCGATACGACCATTTTTGAAGCAATACCAATCCTTTTCGTCTTTTGCTGACTTTGCTTCACACATCGCTGATTTAGAAAAAGCGGGATTACCAAATGCGTTTCCGTTTGGTGTGGAACCTGATTTCAAGGACGCACGTACCAACGTTTTGTGGGCGGGTGGTCTGGATATTCTTTTGCCAGACACAACATACTATGCTAAAGATCATCCACAGGCAAAGGTGTTACTTGCTAAGTTTCGTGAAGAACAAGAGGATTTGTTGCCAAAATTTGGCTTTTCAGAAAGTGAAACTAATGATTTGATTGACAAATATCTTGCATTTGATGCACGGGTTGCGACCGTGGTATTGAGTCAAGAAGAGGGGCACGAGTATGCAAAGCTATACCACCCATATGAGTGGGAAAAGTTTGTCCAATTATCACCGGCGTTACCCTTAAACGATATTTTAAATGAATTGGTTGGTCAGATACCGGATATGGTTGTGGTTCCAGAAGAACGTTTTTGGCAAGCGGCTGATCAATTTTATTCAGAAGAAGCATGGCCATTATTAAAAGCATACCTGCTTGTGGCATTGGTTAATCAATTTACACCATATCTATCGGACGAAATTCGCATCTTGGGAGGAGTCTATCAACGAGCATTAAGTGGTCTTCCTGAAGCGATGAGTCAAGAAAAATCAGCCTTTTATCTTGCATCACGCCCGTTTAACCAAGCAATTGGCTTATATTATGCATCAGAGAAATTTTCTCCTAAAGCCAAAGCTGATGTTGAAGAAAAAGTTGCTTCAATGATTGATGTTTATAAGAATCGGTTGCAGTCGGTACAGTGGCTAAACACAGAAACGCGCAAGAAGGCAGTTACTAAGTTAAATACCATTGTGCCACACATTGGCTATCCAGAAAAGTTACCAGAACGCTTGAAGAAAAAAGTAGTTTCTAGCGATGTAACGTTGTTTGAAACAGCTTTGAAATTTCGAAAGATAGAAATTGCTTATGCTTGGAGTAAGTGGCATCAACCAGTCGATCGTAGTGAATGGCACATGCCGGCTCATTTGGTTAACGCGTATTATGATCCACAGCAAAATCAGATTGTTTTTCCGGCGGCTATTTTGCAAGAACCATTTTATAGCTTGGCACAATCATCTTCGGCCAATTATGGTGGCATTGGCGCAGTGATTGCTCATGAAATTTCTCATGCATTTGATACCAATGGTGCTTCATTTGATGAATTTGGTAGTCTGAATAACTGGTGGACAGACAAGGACTATGAGTCATTCAAAGTAAGGACGGATCAAATTGTTGCGCAATTTGATGGTTTAGACTCATACGGTGCAAAAGTCAATGGTCACCTAACTGTTTCCGAAAACGTAGCAGACTTAGGTGGTTTAGCAGCCGCACTAGAAGCAGCTAAACGTGATGATGACTTCTCTGCAACTGAATTCTTTGAAAATTGGGCTGCCATTTGGCGAATGAAAGCACGACCAGAATATATGAAGTTACTAGCCGCATCAGATCCTCACGGTCCTGCTAAATTACGGGTCAATATACAAGTGAAAAATTTTGATGACTTCTTTGCGACATTTAACGTGAAGCAAGGAGATAACATGTGGCTTGATCCCCAAGAACGTGTACAAATTTGGTGA
- a CDS encoding ABC transporter ATP-binding protein yields MTEEAPKKLVELKDLQLYFNKGKSNEVRAIDHVSFDIYEGEVFGLVGESGSGKTTIGRTILKLYEPTAGSITFDGEDVTKLKGKHLSEFRKDSQMIFQDPQASLNGRMKVRDIIAEGIDVNHLAKSKEERNAKVQELLDLVGLNKDHASRYPHEFSGGQRQRIGIARALAVDPKFIIADEPISALDVSIQAQVVNLMKELQKKHSLTYLFIAHDLSMVKYISDRIGVMHWGKLLEIGTADAVYNHPLHPYTKSLLSAIPVPDPEVENNRQHIDYDSSVETDGKERTMLEVNPGHFVLATEEEAATYKVQQK; encoded by the coding sequence ATGACCGAAGAAGCACCAAAGAAATTGGTTGAGTTGAAAGATTTACAGTTGTATTTTAACAAAGGTAAATCGAATGAAGTTCGTGCTATTGACCATGTCAGTTTTGATATTTATGAAGGTGAAGTATTTGGCCTTGTTGGTGAATCTGGATCTGGTAAAACAACAATTGGTCGTACAATTTTAAAATTATATGAACCAACGGCTGGTTCAATTACATTTGATGGGGAAGATGTCACTAAGTTAAAAGGAAAGCATCTTTCTGAATTTCGTAAGGATTCACAAATGATTTTCCAAGATCCTCAAGCTAGTTTGAATGGACGTATGAAAGTGCGCGACATTATTGCTGAAGGTATCGACGTGAACCATTTAGCGAAGTCCAAAGAAGAGCGTAATGCTAAGGTTCAAGAGTTGTTGGACTTAGTTGGTTTAAACAAAGATCATGCTTCTCGTTATCCACATGAATTCTCCGGTGGACAACGTCAGCGTATTGGAATTGCGCGTGCACTTGCGGTCGATCCTAAGTTCATTATTGCTGATGAACCGATATCGGCGTTGGATGTTTCGATTCAAGCGCAGGTTGTTAATTTGATGAAAGAATTACAAAAGAAACATTCATTAACTTACTTGTTCATTGCTCACGATTTGTCGATGGTAAAATATATTTCAGATCGTATTGGTGTCATGCATTGGGGAAAGCTGCTTGAGATTGGAACGGCAGACGCCGTATATAATCACCCCTTGCATCCATACACGAAAAGTCTATTATCGGCTATTCCGGTACCGGATCCGGAAGTTGAGAATAATCGCCAACATATTGATTACGATTCTAGTGTTGAAACAGACGGCAAAGAACGTACAATGTTGGAAGTTAATCCAGGGCACTTTGTTTTGGCAACTGAAGAAGAAGCCGCAACTTATAAAGTACAACAGAAGTAA